In the Solanum pennellii chromosome 5, SPENNV200 genome, one interval contains:
- the LOC107018715 gene encoding protein LIGHT-DEPENDENT SHORT HYPOCOTYLS 1-like — translation MDFVTAQGNNFTTSGNNMVQGTNFIANSTTMITSSVPPLSRYENQKRRDWNTFCQYVRNHQPPLSLPQCTSAHILEFLRYLDQFGKTKVHNQNCPFFGLLNPPAPCPCPLRQAWGSLDALIGRLRAAYEENGGKPEMNPFGSRNVRLFLREVRDFQSKSRGVSYEKKRKRTLSSTNNNKSKIITVIDDGGDGRGTGTCVTFCGYGNIGNGN, via the exons atggattttgTCACAGCACAAGGAAATAATTTCACTACATCTGGCAACAACATGGTTCAAGGTACAAACTTTATTGCCAACAGTACAACCATGATTACGTCCTCGGTTCCTCCGTTGAGTCGATATGAGAATCAGAAACGTCGCGATTGGAACACTTTTTGCCAGTATGTCAGAAACCACCAACCCCCTCTTTCACTTCCTCAGTGCACTAGTGCACATATCCTGGAATTTCTCAG ATACCTGGACCAGTTCGGTAAAACTAAAGTCCACAACCAAAACTGTCCATTTTTTGGGCTACTAAATCCTCCAGCACCTTGTCCTTGTCCATTAAGGCAAGCATGGGGGAGTCTTGATGCACTAATTGGTAGGCTTAGAGCTGCTTATGAAGAAAATGGTGGAAAGCCAGAAATGAACCCATTTGGTTCAAGAAATGTGAGGCTATTTTTAAGAGAAGTGAGGGATTTTCAATCTAAATCAAGAGGGGTTAGTTatgaaaagaagaggaagaggacatTATCatcaacaaataataataagtcGAAAATAATAACAGTGATTGATGATGGTGGTGATGGTCGTGGTACAGGTACATGTGTAACTTTTTGCGGATATGGAAATATTGGAAATGGTAATTGA
- the LOC107020099 gene encoding transcription factor MYB14-like, with translation MVRAPCCEKMGLKKGPWTQEEDQILITFIQKYGHENWRALPKQAGLLRCGKSCRLRWTNYLRPDIKRGNFSEEEEQIIIKLHQLLGNRWSAIASRLPGRTDNEIKNFWHTHLKKRLEQNNYLASTITNKRRDEITTNASQNIDEHHINQDSQNIVAYHPTYCHYQEDIQSNKEENMQYSTNYEHKDMTSFNNDMVFWYNVFMSSGNNASDEIS, from the exons ATGGTAAGAGCTCCATGTTGTGAGAAAATGGGGTTGAAGAAAGGGCCATGGACTcaagaagaagatcaaattttgataacttttattcaaaaatatgGACATGAAAATTGGAGGGCACTTCCTAAACAAGCAG GTTTATTAAGATGTGGAAAAAGTTGTAGATTAAGGTGGACAAATTACTTAAGGCCAGATATTAAAAGAGGAAACTTTAgtgaggaagaagaacaaatCATCATTAAGCTACATCAACTTCTTGGAAACAG ATGGTCTGCAATTGCTTCAAGGCTGCCAGGAAGAACAGATAACGAAATCAAGAATTTCTGGCATACTCACTTGAAGAAAAGATTGGAACAAAACAATTATCTAGCATCTACTATAACTAACAAGAGAAGAGATGAAATAACAACAAATGCTTCACAAAATATTGATGAGCATCATATAAATCAAGATTCTCAAAATATTGTTGCCTATCATCCAACTTATTGTCATTATCAAGAAGATATACAATCAAACAAGGAGGAGAACATGCAATATTCAACAAATTATGAACACAAGGACATGACTAGTTTCAACAATGATATGGTTTTTTGGTATAACGTCTTCATGAGTTCGGGAAACAACGCGTCTGATGAGATCAGTTAG
- the LOC107018760 gene encoding inositol phosphorylceramide glucuronosyltransferase 1-like: MKEIDFRYGFLFFLMFLSSNWVIGAIKSQSTEEAYVTLLYGDEFLLGVRVLGKSIRDTGSTKDMVVLVSDGVSQYANDLLRADGWIVEKISLLSNPNQVRPKRFWGVYTKLKVFNMTKYKKVVYLDADTIVVKSIEDLFKCGKFCANLKHSERLNSGVMVIEPSDEVFKDMMSKVTTLPSYTGGDQGFLNSYYAGFANARVYEPNQPLDVLNSRKVPEMERLSTLYNADVGLYMLANKWMVDEKELRVIHYTLGPLKPWDWWTSWLLKPVDVWQNVRVRLQESLPGTGGGKNPRDELLVKFLFLVPLLLMVFSYYKSCLQTRSLFDHIRQLYYKIRAGGVLAYSSVPSSSILSDQQPKVPAFLGGISVCVCFAAVLVSLGLSLVIIPRQVMPWTGLFLMYEWTFTLFFLQFGSYLYLVYQWGKAVANRAGQSRANSTSLDHESGKGHQRQQSCCDIAACYYGLGMAYLAILAPALPSIFGITALFLRLGLMVVGGLVLASFMTYAAEHLSIISFTRGFEEKDMHRSRSICFFC; the protein is encoded by the exons ATGAAAGAAATTGATTTTAGATATGGGTTTCTCTTTTTCTTGATGTTTTTATCAAGTAATTGGGTTATTGGAGCTATCAAATCTCAATCAACTGAAGAAGCATATGTTACCCTTTTATATGGAGATGAGTTTTTGCTTGGTGTTAGAGTTCTTGGAAAGTCAATTAGGGATACTGGGTCTACTAAAGATATGGTTGTTTTGGTCTCTGATGGGGTTTCTCAATATGCTAATGATCTACTAAGA GCTGATGGTTGGATTGTGGAAAAGATTAGTTTACTGTCAAACCCAAATCAAGTGAGGCCGAAGAGGTTTTGGGGTGTTTACACAAAGCTAAAAGTATTTAACATGACCAAGTACAAGAAAG TGGTATATCTTGATGCTGATACTATTGTAGTTAAGAGCATTGAAGATCTATTTAAATGTGGGAAGTTTTGTGCAAATTTGAAACATTCTGAGAGACTAAATTCCGGAGTAATGGTGATTGAGCCATCAGATGAGGTTTTTAAGGATATGATGAGCAAGGTGACCACTTTGCCTTCTTACACTGGAG GTGATCAAGGTTTTCTGAACTCCTACTATGCTGGGTTTGCTAATGCGCGTGTTTATGAGCCAAATCAGCCTTTAGATGTCCTAAATTCTAGAAAGGTCCCTGAAATGGAGAGACTTTCTACTCTTTACAATGCGGATGTTGGCCTTTACATGCTTGCTAACAAG TGGATGGTCGATGAGAAAGAACTCCGAGTTATTCATTACACACTGGGACCACTTAAACCATGGGATTGGTGGACATCTTGGCTGTTGAAACCTGTTGACGTATGGCAG AATGTTAGGGTACGTCTTCAAGAATCTTTACCTGGAACTGGAGGGGGCAAAAATCCTAGAGATGAACTTCTTGTCAAATTTCTGTTTCTGGTTCCATTGCTTCTGATGGTATTTTCTTACTATAAGTCATGTTTACAG ACACGATCGCTATTTGACCACATTAGACAGCTATACTACAAGATCAGAGCTGGAGGTGTCCTAGCTTATTCTTCCGTTCCTTCATCCTCCATTCTTTCTGATCAGCAG CCAAAGGTGCCTGCTTTTCTGGGTGGGATATCTGTATGTGTCTGTTTTGCTGCTGTTCTGGTGTCTCTTGGGCTTTCACTTGTAATTATCCCCCGCCAAGTAATGCCGTGGACCGGTCTTTTCCTGATGTACGAGTGGACGTTTACACTTTTCTTCCTTCAGTTTGGAAGTTATTTGTACTTAGTTTATCAATGGGGAAAAGCTGTGGCAAATCGAGCTGGACAATCTCGGGCCAATTCTACATCTTTGGACCATGAATCTGGAAAAG GTCATCAGCGGCAGCAATCATGTTGTGACATTGCTGCGTGCTACTACGGGTTAGGGATGGCATATCTCGCAATTTTAGCCCCCGCATTGCCTAGTATTTTCGGAATCACTGCTTTGTTTTTGAG GTTAGGTTTGATGGTCGTTGGAGGCCTTGTTTTGGCGTCGTTCATGACATATGCTGCGGAGCATCTATCGATAATATCGTTTACAAGGGGATTTGAAGAAAAAGATATGCACAGGAGTAGAAGTATATGTTTCTTTTGCTGA